A single genomic interval of Lathyrus oleraceus cultivar Zhongwan6 chromosome 7, CAAS_Psat_ZW6_1.0, whole genome shotgun sequence harbors:
- the LOC127100536 gene encoding phenylalanine--tRNA ligase alpha subunit, cytoplasmic encodes MAEEAVLGYLENNEEIRDSGEFASERGIDHNEMVNIIKSLHGFRYVDAEDIKRETWVLTDEGNSYTTLGSPEAQLISAIPPEGISREELQKKLGPSVFKIACAQAAKNKWVEMGKQLISKKVQHVEDRVKNLLLQIQQGQGIGPDDIKALKARKLIVPQTWKGYSVKKGPNYAPKRKKVVTDLTRENFQSGEWKEIEFKEYNYSAKGQPLEGGSLHPLLKVRCQIKQIFHCMGFEEMPTNNYVESSFWNFDSLFQPQQHPARDSHDTFFLEAPSTTKKLPEDYVQRVKQVHEFGGYESRGYAYDWKREEANKNLLRTHTTAVSSRMLYQMAQKPFAPKKYFSIDRVFRNEAVDRTHLAEFHQIEGLVCDRGLTLCDLIGVLHDFFSRLGMTKLKFKPAYNPYTEPSMEIFSYHEGFKKWVEVGNSGMFRPEMLRPMGLPEDVQVIAWGLSLERPTMIMYGIDNIRDLFGHKVDLSLIKKNSICRLGIE; translated from the exons ATGGCGGAAGAAGCAGTTCTCGGTTACCTCGAAAACAACGAGGAGATTAGAGATTCCGGTGAATTTGCATCCGAACGCGGCATTGACCACAATGAAATGGTTAACATCATCAAGAGTCTCCATGGTTTCAGATACGTTGATGCTGAG GATATTAAGAGGGAGACATGGGTTTTAACCGATGAAGGGAACAGTTACACTACTCTTGGATCCCCTGAAGCTCAGCTAATTTCGGCTATTCCGCCGGAAGGTATCTCCAGAGAAGAACTTCAG AAAAAGCTGGGTCCTTCAGTTTTCAAGATTGCTTGTGCTCAGGCTGCTAAGAATAAATGGGTGGAGATGGGGAAACAACTTATATCTAAGAAG GTACAACATGTGGAAGACAGAGTCAAAAACTTACTTCTTCAAATACAGCAGGGACAG GGCATTGGTCCTGATGATATCAAAGCACTCAAAGCAAGAAAGCTCATTGTACCACA GACATGGAAGGGTTACTCGGTGAAAAAGGGTCCTAACTATGCtccaaaaagaaaaaaggttgtCACTGATTTAACTCGAGAAAACTTTCAGAG TGGTGAGTGGAAGGAAATAGAATTCAAAGAGTACAATTACAGTGCTAAAGGTCAGCCTCTTGAAGGTGGCAGTCTTCATCCACTGTTAAAG GTACGGTGTCAAATAAAACAGATCTTCCATTGTATGGG GTTTGAGGAGATGCCCACAAATAATTATGTTGAGAGCAG CTTCTGGAACTTTGATTCCTTGTTCCAGCCCCAACAACATCCCGCCCGTGATTCACATGACACGTTCTTTTTGGAAG CTCCTTCAACAACAAAGAAACTTCCTGAAGATTATGTTCAGAGGGTAAAGCAAGTTCATGAATTTGGTGGTTATGAGTCTAGAGG GTATGCATATGACTGGAAAAGAGAGGAAGCAAATAAAAACCTTCTGCGAACTCACACAACTGCTGTTTCTTCCAGGATGCTTTACCAGATGGCACAG AAACCATTTGCTCCGAAAAAATATTTCTCTATAGATCGTGTTTTCCGAAATGAGGCAGTGGACCGAACGCATCTTGCGGAGTTCCACCAGATAGAAG GCCTTGTATGCGATCGAGGACTCACTCTATGTGACTTAATAGGAGTTCTACATGATTTCTTCTCACGCTTAG GTATGACCAAGCTGAAATTCAAACCTGCTTACAATCCTTACACAGAACCTAGCATGGAGATTTTCAG TTATCATGAAGGCTTTAAAAAATGGGTAGAGGTAGGAAACTCTGGCATGTTCAGACCTGAAATGTTGCGGCCGATGGGACTTCCTGAAGATGTCCAAGTTATTGCATGGGGTCTTTCTCTTGAAAG GCCAACAATGATTATGTATGGAATAGATAACATCAGGGATCTCTTTGGGCACAAG GTGGATCTTAGCCTCATCAAGAAAAATTCAATATGTCGACTTGGAATTGAATGA